The following proteins are encoded in a genomic region of Maribacter hydrothermalis:
- a CDS encoding DUF5686 family protein, whose translation MKGIFFVLVSFCFFVTSAQTKVGGIVLDELGEPVSFANVFFKNSTEGTITNDDGRFYIESENKYSTLVVSFIGYTEYELELTSNVNFDLKITLIEAAEQLNEVVLISGKQSKKNNPAVDILRKIWAKKRQNGVRQFNQYAFDKYEKVEFDLNTIDSSLIKSKIFKGLEFVFQDLDTSRITGKTYLPIFLNETFSKVYGDNKLNEEKEDILGNKNSGFENNQAIIAFVKDLYQEYDVYNNYLKFFDKSFTSPLSKTGVDVYNYALRDSAFIDNKWCYNIVYYPRRKNELTFKGDFWVNDSTWALKNINLQVTKSANINWVKEIYIEQDFEVVNDSVFLLKRDYMLSDFSFNKKEESRGMYGKRTTVYDNYEFDKVKPREVYKKDRNPLDVSQIIKDDDFWEQNRLETLNKDEKGIYKLLDTLKTVPKFKSYYNLVSILGSGYVEVDKWNLDLGSVYDFFGYNSAEGPRVRIGARTYFGQNDPWRIEGYTAYGFKDQKFKHGLAGKVLLDRNSRLIVSGGNRRDIEQLGVSLTATNDVLGRSIASSSLLTVGANNRLTNINLSALNFEIEPLNNFKVSVGGTFRTLSSALPSDFSLDYVDPESPTGVSSEIRQFDFNALILYTPGKKTIGYGVERRDVNDTYSTLLLNFTKGTKGILDSDFDYSKLQFSYSQPWQLGGFGRLLSTVELGKTFGEVPLGLLSVVPGNQTFFSNYGTFPNLDFYEFVTDTYASVHLQHNFNGRLFSRIPFLRKYNLREIVAIRGVWGDLSDANKALSAPATVNTPLRAPSENIYYEYSFGIGNIFKIFRLDFNFRGNYLDNPDARPFGVTGTFGFVF comes from the coding sequence ATGAAAGGTATATTTTTTGTTTTAGTTAGTTTTTGTTTTTTTGTAACAAGCGCCCAAACCAAAGTTGGGGGTATTGTATTAGATGAGCTAGGTGAGCCCGTGTCGTTTGCCAATGTTTTTTTTAAGAATTCTACTGAAGGAACCATTACAAATGATGATGGACGATTTTATATAGAGTCGGAGAATAAGTACTCAACTTTAGTGGTGTCCTTTATTGGGTATACAGAATATGAGCTAGAACTCACTTCAAATGTAAATTTTGATTTGAAAATAACGCTTATAGAGGCCGCTGAGCAACTAAATGAAGTGGTGTTAATATCTGGTAAGCAGTCTAAAAAGAATAATCCGGCAGTTGATATTCTTCGAAAAATTTGGGCTAAGAAAAGGCAGAATGGCGTTCGTCAATTTAATCAATATGCTTTTGATAAGTATGAAAAAGTAGAATTCGATTTAAATACAATTGATAGCTCCTTAATAAAGAGTAAAATTTTTAAAGGACTTGAGTTTGTTTTTCAAGATTTAGATACTTCAAGAATCACAGGAAAAACATATCTGCCAATCTTTTTAAATGAAACTTTTTCAAAAGTTTATGGTGATAATAAACTGAACGAAGAAAAAGAGGATATACTTGGTAATAAAAACTCAGGATTCGAAAACAATCAGGCAATTATAGCTTTTGTTAAAGATTTGTACCAAGAGTATGATGTTTACAATAATTATTTAAAATTTTTTGATAAAAGTTTTACGAGTCCATTGTCTAAAACTGGTGTTGATGTATATAATTATGCACTTCGTGACAGTGCTTTTATTGATAATAAGTGGTGTTATAATATAGTGTACTATCCACGTCGTAAAAATGAGTTGACTTTTAAAGGTGATTTTTGGGTAAATGATTCAACATGGGCTCTAAAGAATATAAATTTACAGGTTACAAAAAGTGCAAATATTAACTGGGTTAAAGAAATCTATATAGAACAAGATTTTGAGGTAGTGAACGATTCGGTATTTTTACTGAAACGCGACTATATGCTAAGCGATTTTAGTTTTAATAAGAAAGAAGAATCACGAGGCATGTATGGCAAAAGAACCACAGTTTATGATAATTATGAATTTGATAAGGTAAAGCCGCGCGAAGTTTATAAAAAAGACCGAAATCCACTAGATGTTTCTCAAATTATTAAAGATGATGACTTCTGGGAGCAGAATAGATTGGAAACTTTAAATAAAGACGAGAAAGGAATTTATAAATTATTAGATACATTAAAAACAGTACCTAAATTTAAATCATACTACAATTTAGTAAGTATACTTGGGTCTGGATATGTAGAGGTGGATAAATGGAACTTAGATTTAGGTTCGGTTTATGATTTCTTCGGATACAATAGTGCGGAGGGACCTCGTGTACGAATTGGTGCAAGAACTTATTTTGGACAAAACGACCCTTGGCGAATTGAAGGGTACACGGCCTACGGATTTAAGGACCAAAAATTTAAACATGGTCTTGCTGGTAAAGTTTTGTTAGATAGAAATAGTAGGTTAATTGTATCTGGTGGTAATAGAAGAGATATAGAGCAACTAGGTGTTAGCCTTACGGCTACAAATGACGTTTTAGGTCGCAGTATCGCTTCATCTTCGTTATTAACGGTAGGTGCCAATAATAGATTAACAAATATTAATCTAAGTGCGCTAAATTTTGAAATAGAACCACTAAATAATTTTAAAGTTTCTGTAGGTGGAACATTTAGGACATTAAGTTCAGCCTTACCTAGTGATTTTAGTTTAGATTATGTAGATCCCGAATCACCAACAGGGGTTTCTTCAGAAATACGTCAATTCGATTTTAATGCTTTAATTCTTTATACTCCAGGTAAGAAAACAATAGGTTACGGAGTAGAACGAAGAGATGTTAATGATACTTACAGTACTTTGTTATTGAATTTTACCAAGGGTACCAAAGGAATTCTTGATAGTGATTTTGACTATAGTAAATTACAGTTTTCGTACAGTCAACCTTGGCAGTTAGGAGGTTTTGGGAGGTTGTTAAGTACGGTTGAACTTGGCAAAACATTTGGAGAAGTTCCTTTAGGTCTTTTAAGTGTGGTACCTGGTAATCAAACTTTTTTCTCTAATTATGGAACTTTTCCAAATTTGGATTTCTATGAATTTGTAACCGACACTTATGCATCGGTTCATTTACAGCATAATTTTAATGGAAGGCTTTTTTCAAGAATTCCATTTTTAAGAAAATATAATTTAAGGGAGATAGTGGCTATACGAGGTGTTTGGGGAGATTTGTCAGACGCTAATAAAGCCTTAAGTGCTCCTGCTACGGTAAACACACCATTAAGAGCACCATCAGAGAATATATATTATGAATATTCTTTTGGAATAGGGAACATTTTTAAAATATTTAGATTGGATTTTAATTTTAGAGGAAATTATTTAGATAATCCTGATGCAAGGCCATTTGGAGTAACTGGAACGTTTGGATTTGTCTTTTAA
- a CDS encoding sodium-translocating pyrophosphatase encodes MESLMIYMPIVMAVLGLIYMGIKRSWVMKQHAGDGKMKEISDYIYEGALAFLSAEYRLLAVFVVIVSVLLAIVSFVVPTTHWLIVVSFIFGAIFSAFAGNIGMKIATKTNVRTTQAARTSLPNALKISFGGGTVMGLGVAGLAVLGLTIFFIAFFQFFMGGVWTSTMDMTIVLETLAGFSLGAESIALFARVGGGIYTKAADVGADLVGKVEAGIPEDDPRNPATIADNVGDNVGDVAGMGADLFGSYVATVLAAMVLGNYVIKDMGGNISDAFGGIGPILLPMAIAGAGIIISIIGTMLVKIKSNDAKEAQVMGALNIGNWTSIILVAISCFGLVTWMLPETMKMEFFGEGLLEISSMRVFYATLVGLVVGAVISSVTEYYTGLGKSPILKIVQQSSTGAGTNIIAGLATGMISTFPSVLLFAGAIWASYAFAGFYGVALAASAMMATTAMQLAIDAFGPISDNAGGIAEMSEQEPIVRERTDILDSVGNTTAATGKGFAIASAALTSLALFAAYVTFTGIDGINIFKAPVLAMLFVGGMVPVVFSALAMNAVGKAAMEMVQEVRRQFREIPGIMEGTGKPEYDKCVAISTQASLKEMMLPGLLTIGFPLVIAFVPMLFGMNKLAIAEMLGGYMAGVTVSGVLWAIFQNNAGGAWDNAKKSFEAGVEINGEMTYKGSEAHKAAVTGDTVGDPFKDTSGPSMNILIKLTCLIGLVIAPILGGHAEEGVAMLNDTKEVTIELNVGNADLAEANVTYTTTVNGEAITEKVTYTGTKSEVDAKLAEFENASIQKKGTTTEVTIEKVEINK; translated from the coding sequence ATGGAGTCACTAATGATTTACATGCCAATAGTAATGGCTGTTTTAGGCCTAATTTATATGGGTATTAAGAGATCTTGGGTAATGAAACAACATGCCGGAGATGGGAAAATGAAAGAAATATCAGATTACATTTATGAGGGCGCTCTTGCCTTTTTAAGTGCAGAGTATAGACTTCTGGCTGTATTTGTAGTAATTGTAAGTGTATTGCTTGCAATAGTATCTTTTGTAGTTCCAACAACACATTGGTTAATTGTAGTGTCCTTTATATTCGGAGCTATTTTTTCTGCTTTTGCAGGAAACATTGGTATGAAAATCGCGACTAAAACCAACGTACGTACTACGCAGGCGGCAAGAACAAGTTTGCCAAATGCATTGAAAATCTCTTTCGGTGGTGGCACGGTAATGGGTCTTGGTGTTGCAGGTTTGGCAGTTTTAGGCTTAACTATATTTTTTATTGCGTTTTTTCAATTTTTCATGGGTGGTGTTTGGACATCAACAATGGACATGACAATTGTTTTGGAAACGCTGGCTGGTTTTTCTTTGGGTGCGGAATCAATTGCACTTTTTGCACGAGTGGGCGGTGGTATATATACTAAAGCTGCCGATGTAGGGGCCGATTTGGTAGGTAAAGTAGAAGCAGGGATTCCTGAGGATGATCCTCGTAACCCAGCAACGATAGCTGATAACGTAGGTGATAACGTTGGTGATGTTGCAGGTATGGGAGCCGATTTGTTTGGGTCGTACGTTGCAACCGTTTTGGCTGCAATGGTATTAGGGAATTACGTAATTAAAGATATGGGTGGTAATATTTCTGATGCCTTTGGAGGTATTGGTCCTATTTTATTGCCAATGGCAATTGCAGGTGCAGGTATTATCATATCTATAATCGGTACCATGCTGGTAAAAATTAAAAGTAACGATGCAAAAGAAGCTCAAGTTATGGGAGCTTTAAATATTGGTAACTGGACATCTATAATTTTAGTCGCTATTTCTTGTTTCGGATTAGTAACATGGATGTTGCCGGAAACAATGAAAATGGAATTCTTTGGTGAAGGTTTATTGGAAATTTCTTCAATGCGTGTATTCTATGCCACTTTGGTTGGTTTAGTTGTAGGTGCTGTTATTTCTTCGGTAACAGAATATTACACAGGTTTAGGAAAGTCCCCGATTTTAAAAATTGTACAACAATCAAGTACAGGTGCTGGTACAAACATAATTGCAGGATTGGCGACAGGTATGATTTCTACCTTTCCATCTGTATTATTGTTTGCAGGGGCTATTTGGGCATCTTATGCGTTCGCTGGTTTTTATGGTGTTGCTTTAGCAGCATCTGCTATGATGGCTACTACAGCTATGCAATTAGCAATTGATGCGTTCGGTCCAATATCTGATAATGCAGGTGGTATTGCAGAAATGAGTGAGCAAGAACCTATAGTAAGAGAAAGAACAGATATATTAGATTCAGTAGGTAATACAACTGCAGCTACTGGTAAAGGTTTTGCTATTGCTTCTGCAGCATTAACTTCTTTAGCATTATTTGCAGCCTATGTAACGTTTACAGGAATAGACGGTATTAACATATTTAAAGCTCCAGTCCTAGCAATGTTGTTTGTTGGTGGCATGGTGCCAGTTGTATTTTCAGCTTTAGCAATGAATGCTGTAGGTAAAGCAGCAATGGAAATGGTACAGGAAGTTAGACGTCAGTTTAGAGAAATTCCTGGTATTATGGAAGGTACAGGAAAGCCAGAATACGATAAATGTGTGGCTATCTCTACACAGGCATCACTTAAAGAAATGATGTTACCCGGCTTGTTAACTATAGGTTTTCCATTAGTAATTGCTTTTGTTCCAATGTTGTTTGGAATGAATAAATTGGCAATCGCAGAGATGTTAGGAGGTTATATGGCTGGTGTTACTGTTTCAGGTGTGTTATGGGCTATTTTCCAGAATAACGCTGGTGGTGCTTGGGATAACGCTAAGAAGTCTTTTGAGGCAGGTGTAGAGATTAATGGAGAAATGACATATAAAGGTTCTGAAGCACACAAAGCAGCTGTAACAGGGGATACTGTTGGTGACCCTTTTAAAGATACTTCTGGGCCTTCAATGAACATCCTTATTAAATTAACATGTTTAATTGGGTTAGTAATTGCACCAATATTAGGTGGTCATGCAGAAGAAGGTGTAGCCATGTTAAATGACACCAAAGAAGTTACTATAGAATTGAATGTAGGAAACGCAGATCTAGCAGAGGCAAATGTTACATATACTACAACCGTTAACGGAGAAGCTATTACTGAAAAAGTAACGTATACAGGTACTAAATCTGAAGTGGATGCTAAATTGGCTGAATTTGAAAATGCCAGTATTCAAAAAAAAGGTACTACTACCGAAGTTACCATTGAAAAAGTGGAAATTAATAAATAG
- a CDS encoding inorganic diphosphatase: MGADKGLTFDVLIEIPKGSRNKYEYDFALHKIRFDRMLFSSMMYPGDYGFIPETLALDKDPLDVLVMGTEPTYPMTVMEVKPIGVFHMTDEKGPDEKIICVPISDPIWSNNNDISDLNPHRLKEIEHFFQVYKDLEKKKVDTGGWSDSKKAVEIYHECVKRYNESEHKAKRTFVI, encoded by the coding sequence ATGGGAGCAGATAAAGGATTAACCTTTGATGTGTTAATAGAAATACCTAAAGGGAGTAGAAACAAATACGAATATGATTTTGCGTTGCATAAAATTCGTTTTGATCGTATGTTATTTTCTTCTATGATGTATCCTGGCGATTATGGTTTTATTCCAGAAACTTTGGCATTAGATAAGGATCCACTTGACGTTTTGGTAATGGGAACGGAACCAACATATCCAATGACGGTAATGGAAGTAAAACCCATAGGGGTTTTTCATATGACCGATGAAAAAGGGCCAGATGAAAAAATTATTTGTGTTCCAATTTCAGACCCTATTTGGAGTAACAATAACGATATAAGTGATTTAAATCCGCATAGATTAAAAGAAATAGAGCACTTCTTTCAAGTGTATAAGGATTTAGAAAAGAAAAAAGTAGATACAGGAGGATGGAGCGATTCTAAAAAGGCGGTAGAAATATACCACGAGTGTGTAAAAAGATATAATGAAAGTGAACATAAAGCAAAACGTACTTTTGTGATATAA